From Aquisalimonas asiatica, the proteins below share one genomic window:
- a CDS encoding zinc-dependent alcohol dehydrogenase family protein: protein MKTRAAVLQEIGRPAPYRESQPLVIEELDLDPPREGEVLVRMKAAGLCHSDLSVMDGNRPRPVPMALGHEAAGVIEQVGPGVRDLREGDHVVAVFIPSCGHCGPCAEGRPALCEPGGKANNEGVMIGGGHRLRRADGTTVNHHLGVSGFADYAVISTNSLVRIDPELPFTHAALFGCAVLTGVGAAVNSADVRPGQSVAVIGLGGVGLNSVMGALVAGASEVVAVDVDDNKLALARQLGATQVFNSSEDGSAERIREATGGGVHSAIEMAGSEKALEFAYRITRRGGVTVTGGLAHPERQVSIQQVSLVAEERTLRGSYVGSCVPVRDVARYVGLFRQGRLPVDQLLSRTLTLDTINDGFDRLASGEAVRQVIVFDD from the coding sequence ATGAAGACCCGCGCCGCAGTGCTGCAGGAGATCGGCCGCCCCGCGCCCTACAGGGAGAGCCAGCCCCTGGTGATCGAGGAACTGGACCTGGACCCACCCCGCGAAGGTGAAGTGCTGGTCCGCATGAAGGCGGCCGGCCTCTGCCACTCGGACCTCTCGGTCATGGACGGCAACCGCCCACGGCCCGTACCCATGGCCCTCGGGCACGAAGCCGCCGGCGTCATCGAGCAGGTAGGGCCCGGCGTACGGGACCTGCGCGAGGGCGACCACGTTGTGGCCGTGTTCATTCCGAGCTGCGGCCACTGCGGACCGTGCGCGGAGGGGCGCCCCGCCCTGTGCGAACCGGGCGGCAAGGCCAATAACGAGGGCGTGATGATTGGCGGCGGGCACCGGCTGCGGCGGGCCGATGGCACCACCGTCAACCACCACCTGGGTGTGTCCGGTTTCGCCGACTACGCGGTGATCTCCACCAACTCGCTGGTGCGCATCGACCCCGAACTGCCGTTCACCCATGCCGCGCTCTTCGGCTGCGCAGTGCTGACCGGCGTTGGCGCGGCCGTGAACTCGGCGGACGTGCGCCCCGGGCAGAGCGTCGCGGTCATCGGGCTTGGTGGCGTCGGGCTGAACAGCGTCATGGGCGCGCTGGTCGCCGGGGCCTCCGAGGTGGTGGCCGTCGACGTGGACGACAACAAGCTCGCACTGGCCCGGCAGCTTGGCGCCACCCAGGTTTTCAACAGCAGCGAAGACGGCAGTGCGGAGCGCATCCGCGAGGCCACCGGAGGTGGTGTACACAGCGCCATCGAAATGGCCGGCTCGGAGAAAGCACTGGAGTTCGCCTACCGGATAACGCGCCGCGGCGGGGTTACCGTCACCGGCGGCCTGGCACACCCGGAACGCCAGGTCTCCATCCAGCAGGTGAGCCTGGTGGCCGAGGAGCGGACCCTGCGCGGCAGCTACGTGGGCAGCTGCGTGCCGGTGCGGGACGTCGCCCGATACGTCGGCCTGTTCCGGCAGGGCCGGCTGCCGGTGGATCAGCTCCTGAGCCGTACCCTGACCCTGGACACCATCAATGACGGTTTCGACCGCCTGGCCAGTGGCGAGGCGGTACGGCAGGTCATCGTCTTCGACGACTGA
- a CDS encoding lactate 2-monooxygenase: MSTAGEHTAADGPMEGQRAIYSRGLAAKQPQVPTDYAALEARAERCMSAQAFAYIAGGAGREDTVARNRSAFGQWQIVPQMLRDVGERDTSITLFGQRLPSPFLLSPVGVLEMAHPDADLAVARAAAAARVPYIFSNQASRPMETCAAAMGDAPRWFQLYWSKSDALVKSLVQRAEGSGCSAIVVTLDTTLLGWRSRDLDLGYLPFLRGRGIAQYTSDPVFLDSLDEPLPAGAQDVRPPVNLHTLRAVLQAARAFPGGTLAGLRSGRALAAVRRFIATYSRPTLTWENLAFLREHTRLPVLLKGVLDPDDARRALDHGVDGLIVSNHGGRQVDGAVSTIEQLPRIRDAVAGRLPLILDSGVRGGADAFKALALGATAVGIGRPYCYGLAIAGEAGVGEVIANLRADFELTMALAGCRSISEVTPERLRADAAVSA, translated from the coding sequence ATGAGCACTGCCGGGGAGCACACCGCAGCCGACGGGCCAATGGAGGGCCAGCGCGCCATCTACAGTCGCGGGCTGGCGGCGAAGCAGCCGCAGGTGCCGACCGACTACGCGGCGCTGGAGGCCCGGGCCGAGCGCTGCATGAGCGCGCAGGCGTTCGCCTATATCGCCGGAGGTGCCGGCCGGGAGGACACGGTGGCACGCAACCGCTCCGCGTTCGGGCAGTGGCAGATCGTGCCGCAGATGCTGCGCGATGTGGGTGAACGCGACACCTCCATCACGTTGTTCGGCCAGCGCCTGCCGTCGCCGTTTCTGCTCTCGCCCGTGGGGGTGCTGGAGATGGCGCACCCGGACGCGGATCTTGCCGTCGCCCGGGCAGCGGCAGCGGCGCGCGTGCCGTACATCTTCTCCAACCAGGCAAGCCGGCCCATGGAGACCTGTGCGGCCGCCATGGGCGATGCGCCGCGCTGGTTTCAGCTCTACTGGAGCAAGTCCGACGCGCTGGTGAAGAGTCTGGTGCAGCGTGCCGAGGGCAGTGGCTGCTCCGCCATCGTGGTGACCCTGGATACCACGCTGCTTGGCTGGCGCAGCCGCGACCTGGACCTGGGGTATCTGCCGTTTCTGCGCGGCCGGGGGATCGCCCAGTACACTTCCGACCCGGTGTTCCTGGACTCCCTGGACGAGCCCCTGCCCGCGGGTGCCCAGGACGTGCGCCCGCCGGTGAACCTGCACACCCTGCGCGCGGTGTTGCAGGCGGCCCGCGCCTTCCCCGGCGGCACCCTTGCCGGTCTGCGCTCCGGGCGGGCGCTGGCGGCCGTGCGCCGGTTCATTGCCACCTACTCGCGCCCCACGCTGACCTGGGAGAATCTCGCCTTTCTGCGCGAGCACACGCGGCTGCCCGTCCTGCTCAAGGGCGTTCTCGACCCCGACGACGCCCGTCGGGCGCTGGATCACGGCGTCGACGGCCTGATCGTGTCCAATCACGGCGGGCGACAGGTGGACGGTGCCGTGTCCACCATCGAGCAGCTGCCGCGCATCCGCGACGCCGTGGCCGGGCGGTTGCCGCTGATCCTGGACAGTGGCGTGCGCGGCGGCGCGGACGCGTTCAAGGCGCTGGCGCTGGGTGCCACGGCGGTGGGCATTGGCCGGCCGTACTGCTACGGTCTGGCCATCGCCGGAGAGGCAGGGGTGGGCGAGGTGATCGCCAACCTGCGGGCGGACTTCGAGCTGACCATGGCGCTGGCGGGCTGCCGCTCCATCAGTGAGGTGACGCCGGAGCGGCTGCGCGCCGACGCTGCCGTCAGCGCGTGA
- a CDS encoding methyl-accepting chemotaxis protein produces MTDVQSRLAETYRRGDRLSLIVLAIALLLSVGIMRWSGTWHAPVLVGLPTLLLAAVVAWRLPGARLTRALMGAAYMVMAGLLIHQSKGLIEFHFAIFVLLAFLLVYRDWLPVVAGAATTAVHHVVFHHLQHTGAPVYIMERGDGWLVAVHAAFVVFETIVLVYLARVFHREGVQAAELDVIANRLQERDGRIDLSFRLHEASTPLAQGMNTFVDGVNKVVAEAVRVLDEVRGLADRSEAGAGEVHDRARDQQSRLQSISSAMTELTATSGEVAQNAEASASAVEDANRQSGELRQVMEATLDQMQALERALNGAADGAAELEEQSRAVGEVVGVIRDITDQTNLLALNASIEAARAGDQGRGFAVVAEEVRALASRTHQSTEQIDTQVEALQSRTAASTTIMRDGAEQASGGARQLDTARSQVEGVTGHIGGISDNSRQIASAAEEQRQVVEDLTAQVEEISASANETARESKDNVSRNQQLRDVLGELEGRLSRFSIG; encoded by the coding sequence ATGACCGACGTTCAAAGCAGACTCGCCGAGACCTATCGCCGCGGTGACCGGCTCTCACTGATTGTGCTCGCCATCGCACTGTTGCTCTCCGTTGGCATCATGCGCTGGTCGGGCACGTGGCACGCGCCGGTACTGGTGGGTCTGCCAACCCTGCTGCTGGCCGCGGTCGTTGCCTGGAGGCTGCCGGGAGCGCGGCTGACACGGGCGCTGATGGGGGCCGCCTACATGGTCATGGCCGGGCTCCTGATTCATCAGTCCAAGGGGCTGATCGAGTTCCATTTCGCGATCTTCGTTCTCCTGGCGTTCCTGCTGGTCTACCGGGACTGGCTGCCTGTTGTGGCGGGGGCCGCAACCACGGCAGTCCATCACGTGGTCTTCCACCATCTGCAGCACACCGGTGCACCCGTCTACATCATGGAGCGCGGTGACGGCTGGCTGGTCGCGGTCCATGCGGCGTTCGTGGTGTTCGAAACCATCGTGCTCGTCTATCTGGCGCGGGTGTTCCACCGTGAAGGGGTGCAGGCTGCCGAACTGGACGTGATCGCCAACCGGCTGCAGGAGCGCGACGGCCGTATCGATCTGAGTTTTCGGCTCCACGAGGCCTCCACGCCGCTGGCGCAGGGCATGAACACGTTCGTGGACGGGGTGAACAAGGTCGTGGCGGAGGCAGTCCGGGTGCTGGATGAAGTGCGCGGGCTGGCTGACCGCAGCGAGGCTGGCGCTGGCGAGGTGCATGACCGCGCCAGGGATCAGCAGAGCCGCTTGCAGTCCATTTCCTCGGCCATGACCGAGCTCACCGCAACCAGCGGTGAAGTGGCGCAGAACGCCGAAGCATCCGCGTCCGCCGTGGAAGACGCCAATCGGCAGTCCGGTGAACTCCGCCAGGTCATGGAGGCTACCCTCGATCAGATGCAGGCCCTTGAGCGGGCGCTGAACGGCGCTGCCGATGGCGCGGCGGAGCTGGAGGAGCAGAGTCGGGCGGTTGGTGAGGTTGTGGGTGTCATCCGTGACATCACCGACCAGACCAACCTGCTCGCACTGAATGCCTCCATCGAGGCTGCCCGCGCCGGTGACCAGGGGCGCGGTTTTGCGGTCGTTGCGGAGGAGGTGAGGGCGCTGGCGAGCCGCACGCACCAGTCCACGGAGCAGATCGATACGCAGGTCGAGGCGTTGCAGTCGCGCACCGCGGCCAGTACGACGATCATGCGCGACGGCGCCGAGCAGGCTTCGGGCGGGGCCCGGCAGCTGGACACTGCCCGCAGCCAGGTCGAGGGTGTCACCGGCCACATCGGCGGTATTTCCGACAATAGCCGGCAGATCGCCAGCGCCGCCGAAGAGCAGCGTCAGGTGGTGGAGGATCTCACCGCGCAGGTCGAGGAGATCAGTGCGAGCGCGAATGAGACGGCGCGGGAGTCGAAGGACAACGTCTCCCGCAACCAACAGCTCCGGGATGTGCTCGGGGAGCTGGAGGGCCGTCTCAGCCGTTTCAGTATCGGCTGA
- a CDS encoding EAL domain-containing protein — translation MTDRSSRSASSTREAIAQIANTLCDVVDNRFDLRVDVDSDDLEIQKLAMLVNFVLEQIRRNLSAVEEARADLEKRVVERTERLNLVIDGANDGVWEWLPDTDQLLVSDRWLEQIGRPDSSRDWTTAGWIELVHRRDAPMIRRAIRRVLTGEDEHLRVEFRLREDLLGQERLMLARGATLRDHRGHVLRLGGTQTDITRRFWTDPETGLFTERALMAHLGDRDLDGEDSIAIMVRMRILGGSAASSPEDSLRAIHQHVAQLLSDIIPHGPLRIGLTSGDAVTAIAPATTAPEMLSAALERDMETTLVVGNERLWLRPAVGIADTSTLDNRDPATLLESARMAMRAVRQRPAGTVTQVFSRRFQQRMLADRDAEHVLSQAISHQWITAHLQPVVDMASGGIHAFEGLMRLHHPDLGLLPPGVYLDAAQRTGSMDAVTRQAFAAAAEAIHCPAMAERFGDGFLLSLNIAPEQLASRSAADELLTLIRDLDIPVNRIQLEVTERSVLNDPGHAAEVLEQLQAAGAVIAMDDFGTGYSSLAYLQQLPLDVLKIDKSLVDPIISSTRALRVLTTIVRLAEDIGLQVVIEGVETESQLQAVSQLGTNLFQGFLFARPQPPRTFTQPGFMNHITHLQQRLPGH, via the coding sequence ATGACCGACCGCTCCAGCCGCTCCGCGTCCTCCACGCGGGAGGCCATCGCGCAGATTGCAAACACCCTGTGCGACGTGGTGGACAACCGCTTCGACCTGCGGGTGGATGTGGACAGCGACGACCTGGAGATCCAGAAGCTGGCGATGCTGGTGAACTTCGTCCTGGAACAGATCCGTCGCAACCTCAGCGCCGTGGAAGAAGCCCGTGCCGACCTGGAAAAGCGCGTCGTGGAGCGCACCGAGCGGCTGAACCTGGTGATCGATGGCGCCAACGACGGCGTCTGGGAGTGGCTCCCGGATACGGATCAACTGCTGGTCTCGGACCGCTGGCTGGAGCAGATCGGGCGCCCGGACAGCAGCCGCGACTGGACCACCGCCGGCTGGATCGAGCTGGTCCACCGCCGCGACGCGCCGATGATCCGGCGCGCGATCCGCCGCGTGCTCACGGGCGAAGACGAACACCTGCGGGTCGAGTTCCGGCTGCGTGAAGACCTGCTGGGCCAGGAGCGCCTCATGCTCGCCCGCGGCGCCACGCTGCGGGACCATCGCGGCCATGTCCTGCGGCTTGGCGGCACGCAGACGGACATCACCCGGCGGTTCTGGACCGACCCGGAGACGGGGCTATTCACCGAGCGGGCACTGATGGCGCACCTCGGTGACCGGGACCTGGACGGTGAGGACTCCATCGCGATCATGGTCCGCATGCGCATCCTCGGTGGCTCGGCCGCTTCCAGCCCCGAAGACAGTCTGCGCGCCATCCATCAGCACGTGGCACAGCTGCTGTCCGACATCATCCCGCACGGGCCGCTACGGATCGGGCTGACCTCCGGTGACGCCGTCACCGCCATCGCCCCTGCCACCACCGCACCGGAGATGCTCAGCGCCGCTCTGGAGCGCGACATGGAGACCACCCTGGTGGTCGGCAACGAGCGCCTGTGGCTGCGCCCGGCTGTCGGCATCGCCGACACCTCGACCCTGGACAACCGTGATCCGGCCACGCTGCTTGAGAGCGCGCGCATGGCCATGCGCGCCGTACGCCAGAGGCCTGCCGGCACCGTGACCCAGGTCTTCTCCCGCCGGTTCCAGCAGCGGATGCTCGCCGACCGGGACGCCGAGCACGTCCTCTCCCAGGCCATCAGCCACCAGTGGATCACCGCACACCTGCAGCCGGTGGTGGACATGGCATCCGGCGGCATTCACGCCTTCGAGGGTCTGATGCGGCTCCACCACCCCGACCTCGGGCTGCTCCCGCCCGGCGTCTACCTGGATGCCGCCCAGCGCACCGGCTCCATGGATGCGGTCACCCGGCAGGCATTCGCCGCGGCCGCGGAGGCCATCCACTGCCCGGCCATGGCGGAGCGCTTCGGCGACGGGTTCCTGCTCAGCCTGAACATCGCCCCGGAGCAACTGGCCAGTCGGTCCGCGGCAGACGAGCTGCTCACGCTCATTCGCGACCTCGACATCCCCGTGAACCGGATCCAGCTCGAGGTCACCGAACGCTCGGTGCTCAACGACCCCGGCCACGCCGCCGAGGTGCTGGAGCAGCTTCAGGCCGCCGGCGCAGTCATCGCCATGGACGACTTCGGCACCGGCTACTCCTCCCTCGCCTACCTGCAGCAGCTCCCTCTGGACGTCCTCAAGATCGACAAGAGCCTGGTGGATCCCATCATCTCCAGCACACGCGCCCTGCGGGTTCTGACCACCATCGTCCGGCTCGCCGAAGACATCGGCCTGCAGGTGGTGATCGAGGGCGTGGAGACCGAGTCGCAGCTCCAGGCCGTGAGCCAGCTCGGCACCAACCTGTTCCAGGGGTTCCTGTTCGCGCGGCCACAGCCGCCACGGACGTTCACCCAGCCCGGTTTCATGAACCACATCACCCACCTGCAACAGCGCCTGCCCGGCCACTGA
- the traF gene encoding conjugal transfer protein TraF → MIRRATIAGGLAAATAVTGAHAHPMGQPAGAQLTYGGSAPHEVAIAVTGNPATPSLGERRVRAGLANIGLGIEIGEADDFDQDLEDIGDQFDALEMRFDTVDTSNQNQIEQLVNDIIDFEDRTNLLVNDLSEDAYVRLNASVGGPAAPLSVRSQTLGGVITIDYGGYLEARAAVESSGNAFDSGLADFDLGSLTPDAQFDIGETSDGYPVLFIDAEGDDTFEDYAFEPNEDAGLAVQGGLVGRLSGGYSRELFNNGLGSLHAGATLNMYQVTLARSGVLLDDGDDAEDRAEDEFEDNQETSNGLGLDAGLYWMAGNYSAGATLKNINEPSFDYPDVCGSDPDAQSCVFFERNPQAKRNGSSWTMERQITLEGQVFTQNRRWVAGARLDANSVADTTGDEHQWAAIHGSYVPQTFWIPSPRLGYKQNLAGEELSYVMAGVTYFRALHIDAAYALETASFDGNEMPRSVQVNVALDLQF, encoded by the coding sequence ATGATCAGACGAGCAACCATTGCCGGCGGCCTGGCAGCCGCCACGGCGGTTACAGGCGCGCATGCGCATCCCATGGGCCAACCGGCGGGAGCCCAGCTCACCTACGGCGGCTCAGCGCCCCACGAGGTGGCCATTGCCGTCACCGGCAATCCGGCGACTCCCTCCCTGGGCGAGCGCCGCGTGCGCGCCGGCCTGGCCAACATCGGGCTTGGCATCGAGATCGGCGAGGCGGATGACTTCGATCAGGATCTGGAGGATATCGGGGATCAGTTCGATGCGCTGGAGATGCGTTTCGATACCGTGGACACCAGCAACCAAAACCAGATCGAACAGCTCGTCAACGACATCATCGACTTCGAAGACCGGACCAACCTTCTTGTCAACGATCTTTCAGAAGATGCCTACGTACGACTGAACGCATCAGTTGGTGGCCCGGCCGCGCCCCTGAGCGTGCGCTCCCAGACCCTTGGCGGCGTGATTACCATCGATTACGGCGGCTATCTGGAAGCCCGAGCCGCGGTGGAATCCAGCGGCAACGCCTTTGATTCTGGCCTTGCAGACTTTGACCTCGGCAGCCTCACGCCTGACGCCCAATTTGACATTGGTGAGACTTCTGACGGATATCCCGTTCTTTTTATTGATGCGGAGGGCGACGACACCTTCGAGGACTATGCTTTCGAGCCCAACGAAGACGCCGGCCTCGCCGTCCAGGGCGGCCTGGTGGGTCGGCTGAGCGGCGGCTACTCCCGGGAGCTGTTCAACAACGGCCTGGGCTCCCTGCACGCCGGCGCCACCCTGAACATGTACCAGGTCACGCTGGCCCGCTCGGGGGTCCTGCTGGACGACGGCGACGATGCAGAAGACCGGGCCGAGGACGAGTTCGAGGATAACCAGGAGACGTCCAACGGGCTCGGGCTGGACGCCGGGCTGTACTGGATGGCGGGTAACTACTCCGCCGGCGCCACGCTCAAGAACATCAATGAGCCCTCCTTCGACTACCCGGATGTCTGCGGAAGCGACCCGGATGCGCAGTCCTGCGTATTTTTCGAAAGGAACCCCCAGGCCAAGCGCAACGGCAGCAGCTGGACCATGGAGCGGCAGATCACACTGGAAGGCCAGGTGTTCACCCAGAACCGGCGCTGGGTGGCCGGCGCGCGGCTGGACGCCAACAGCGTGGCCGACACCACCGGCGACGAGCACCAGTGGGCCGCCATCCACGGCAGCTACGTGCCACAGACCTTCTGGATCCCGAGCCCGCGGCTCGGCTACAAGCAGAACCTGGCCGGCGAGGAGCTGAGCTACGTCATGGCGGGCGTCACCTACTTCCGCGCCCTGCACATCGACGCCGCCTATGCGCTGGAGACGGCCTCGTTCGACGGCAACGAGATGCCGCGCTCGGTGCAGGTCAACGTCGCCCTGGACCTGCAGTTCTGA
- a CDS encoding sirohydrochlorin chelatase: MQKVFLVDNGSLRAASTLNLRRVAAALTERTGTEVEPVSLLHSNKVPAADLGGEAAKTFGPAATRWAREGVDDFLILPFFFGPSRALTEYIPERVRTLQEHFPNVRVRVAPSLVDPFGPTDLRLAHLLRDGIEEATGSLERPAVALVDHGSPIPEVTTVRNVLAGQLSVLLGDTASRVVGCSMERRDGDAYRFNEPLLERLLDTQDFRDSNVIVSMLFLSPGRHAGAEGDVATICREAEGRNAGLRTVMTHLAGEHPGIIDILADRLDQGLRGERVLLEQAPDQLTAALP, encoded by the coding sequence ATGCAGAAGGTCTTTCTGGTCGACAACGGTTCGCTGCGGGCCGCGTCGACGCTCAACCTGCGGCGCGTGGCCGCGGCGCTCACGGAGCGCACCGGCACCGAGGTGGAGCCGGTGTCGCTGCTCCACTCCAACAAGGTGCCTGCCGCCGACCTGGGTGGCGAGGCCGCGAAGACGTTCGGCCCCGCCGCCACGCGCTGGGCGCGGGAAGGGGTGGACGACTTTCTCATTCTGCCGTTCTTCTTCGGCCCCAGCCGGGCACTGACCGAGTACATCCCGGAGCGGGTCCGCACGCTGCAGGAGCATTTCCCGAACGTTCGCGTGCGCGTGGCGCCAAGCCTGGTGGACCCGTTCGGCCCCACCGACCTGCGGCTTGCTCACCTGCTCCGCGACGGCATCGAGGAGGCCACGGGCAGCCTGGAGCGTCCGGCCGTGGCGCTGGTGGATCACGGCAGCCCCATTCCGGAAGTCACCACGGTGCGCAACGTGCTCGCCGGGCAACTGAGTGTTCTGCTGGGCGATACCGCCTCGCGGGTGGTGGGCTGCTCCATGGAGCGCCGTGACGGCGACGCCTACCGCTTCAATGAACCGCTGCTGGAACGCCTTCTGGACACACAGGACTTCCGGGATAGCAACGTCATCGTGTCCATGCTGTTTCTCTCGCCGGGCCGGCATGCGGGCGCGGAAGGCGACGTGGCCACCATCTGCCGCGAGGCGGAGGGGCGCAACGCCGGGCTGCGCACGGTCATGACCCACCTGGCCGGCGAGCACCCGGGCATCATCGACATCCTTGCGGATCGGCTGGATCAGGGGCTCCGCGGCGAACGGGTTCTGCTGGAACAGGCACCGGATCAACTCACGGCCGCCCTGCCCTGA
- a CDS encoding AMP-binding protein — MQSPASIFEQHLGQTPANYTPLSPLTFIERTASVYPERTAVIHGSIRRSWAETYARCRRLAGALHNRGIGKGDTVAAMLPNIPEMLEAHFGVPMVGAVLNALNTRLDAEAIAFMLGHGEARALIADREFAPVVREALSRVDRDILVIDVDDPEYGEGEALSELDYEALLAEGDPQFQWQNPDNEWDAIALNYTSGTTGDPKGVVYHHRGAYLNAVGNTMVWD, encoded by the coding sequence ATGCAGTCGCCCGCATCCATCTTCGAGCAGCACCTCGGGCAGACGCCCGCCAACTACACGCCGCTGTCGCCCCTTACCTTCATCGAGCGCACCGCCAGTGTCTACCCGGAGCGTACCGCGGTCATCCACGGCAGCATCCGCCGGAGTTGGGCCGAGACCTATGCGCGCTGCCGGCGTCTCGCTGGCGCGCTGCACAACCGCGGCATCGGCAAGGGCGACACGGTGGCGGCGATGCTGCCCAACATCCCGGAGATGCTGGAGGCGCATTTCGGCGTGCCCATGGTCGGTGCCGTGCTGAACGCCCTCAACACCCGCCTGGATGCGGAGGCCATCGCGTTCATGCTGGGCCACGGCGAGGCCCGGGCGCTGATCGCCGACCGCGAGTTCGCACCGGTGGTCCGCGAGGCATTGAGCCGGGTCGACCGCGACATTCTGGTGATCGACGTGGACGACCCGGAGTACGGGGAAGGCGAAGCGCTGAGCGAGCTGGACTACGAGGCGCTGCTCGCCGAGGGCGACCCGCAGTTCCAGTGGCAGAACCCGGACAACGAGTGGGACGCCATTGCCCTCAACTACACCTCCGGCACCACGGGCGACCCCAAGGGCGTGGTCTACCACCACCGCGGCGCCTACCTGAACGCCGTGGGCAACACCATGGTCTGGGAT
- a CDS encoding serine hydrolase domain-containing protein, which translates to MESTDPRTVGLSGERLGRIGRWMREHVERERLAGASLLINRGGETAYFDACGHLDREAQSPVTADSIFRIYSMTKPVTSVAAMMLYEQGAFQLDDPIARFLPEFENMEVLVGGDADNPQCEPAHTLITMRNLLTHTAGLTYHFFMASPVDALYHRHGISFNAPDTELGDMVTRLAGMPLLFHPGTRWNYGVSTDVLGRVVEVISGKPLDRFFHDEIFEPLAMHDTGFGVTEAQRDRLATMYTSSTRMPPPRIGPQPTELPPELTGGLTEFNNPAGGQFHAPVTMFSGGGGLTSTIGDYLRFCLMLRNGGELDGARLLGRKTVEFMQMNHLPGTMEDMGEPRFNSSHMGAGLGFGLGFAVVLDPALAETMGSPGEYFWSGMANTQFWIDPEEDLIVIQMAQLMPSSLLPMRRELRSLVYQAIVD; encoded by the coding sequence TTGGAATCCACAGACCCCCGGACGGTTGGACTCAGTGGCGAACGGCTCGGCCGGATCGGCCGCTGGATGCGCGAACACGTGGAGCGTGAGCGGCTGGCGGGCGCCAGCCTGCTGATCAATCGCGGGGGCGAGACCGCCTATTTCGACGCCTGCGGCCACCTGGACCGGGAGGCACAGTCACCGGTAACGGCAGACTCCATCTTCCGCATCTACTCCATGACCAAGCCCGTCACCAGCGTTGCTGCCATGATGCTCTACGAGCAGGGCGCCTTCCAGCTCGATGACCCGATCGCCCGGTTTCTGCCCGAGTTCGAGAACATGGAGGTGCTGGTCGGCGGCGATGCCGACAACCCGCAGTGCGAGCCGGCGCACACGCTGATTACCATGCGCAACCTGCTCACCCACACGGCCGGGCTGACCTATCACTTCTTCATGGCGTCCCCGGTGGATGCGCTTTATCACCGCCACGGCATCAGTTTCAATGCGCCTGATACCGAGCTGGGTGACATGGTCACGCGGCTGGCCGGGATGCCGCTGCTGTTCCACCCGGGCACACGCTGGAACTACGGCGTCTCCACGGACGTGCTTGGCCGGGTGGTGGAGGTCATCTCCGGCAAGCCGCTGGACCGCTTTTTCCACGACGAGATCTTCGAGCCGCTGGCCATGCACGACACCGGCTTCGGCGTCACCGAAGCGCAGCGGGACCGCCTGGCCACCATGTACACCTCCAGCACGCGCATGCCGCCGCCGCGCATCGGCCCACAGCCCACGGAACTGCCACCGGAGCTCACGGGCGGCCTGACGGAGTTCAACAACCCGGCGGGCGGGCAGTTCCATGCACCGGTGACCATGTTCTCGGGCGGCGGCGGGCTGACGTCCACCATCGGCGACTACCTGCGCTTCTGCCTGATGCTGCGTAACGGCGGCGAGCTGGACGGGGCGCGACTGCTCGGCCGCAAGACGGTGGAGTTCATGCAGATGAACCACCTGCCCGGTACCATGGAAGACATGGGCGAGCCGCGTTTCAACAGCTCGCACATGGGCGCCGGCCTTGGCTTCGGGCTGGGCTTCGCGGTGGTACTCGACCCGGCCCTGGCTGAGACCATGGGCTCCCCCGGCGAGTACTTCTGGAGCGGCATGGCCAACACCCAGTTCTGGATCGACCCGGAAGAAGACCTGATCGTCATCCAGATGGCCCAGCTCATGCCCTCGAGCCTGCTGCCCATGCGGCGGGAACTCCGCTCGCTGGTCTATCAGGCCATTGTTGACTGA
- a CDS encoding DUF4282 domain-containing protein produces MSAKDFFFFDRMIAPILIKVLFWLGLVVIVLSGLAMMFSGGMMGGAGMHQQSGMTFGSFLGGLFYIVFAGLFLRVFCEFWIVLFSINDRLREIRDNGQSL; encoded by the coding sequence ATGTCTGCTAAGGACTTTTTCTTCTTCGACCGTATGATTGCCCCGATCCTGATCAAGGTGCTGTTCTGGCTGGGCCTGGTGGTCATCGTCCTTTCGGGGCTGGCCATGATGTTCAGTGGCGGCATGATGGGCGGTGCGGGCATGCACCAGCAGAGCGGCATGACCTTCGGCAGCTTCCTGGGCGGGCTGTTCTACATCGTCTTCGCCGGGCTGTTCCTGCGCGTGTTCTGCGAGTTCTGGATCGTCCTGTTCAGCATCAACGACCGTCTTCGCGAGATCCGCGACAACGGGCAAAGCCTCTGA